One window of Gilliamella sp. B3022 genomic DNA carries:
- the ppk1 gene encoding polyphosphate kinase 1: MLSEKVYFPKELSWLSFNQRVLQEAADKSNPLIERIRFLGIYSSNLDEFYKVQFANLKKYVLIEQEQSQGSSNSKQLLRQVNQKVIQLELQFDQLYNELLLEMARNQIFLINERQLSSYQENWIKNYYKKNLRQYITPILLDSHTELIQFLKDDHAYLAVEIICENNISYALLELPTDNVSRFVLLPSEVSTKNKSIIFLDNILRYCLPDIFKVFFDALELNAYSININRDAEYELNTELDSLLELMSQGLKQRLTAQPVRFTYQKDMPKALFELLINKLRLTEQDAMPGGRYPNFKDLVKFPDLGIKNLLNKQVPNLVYNRFKQFRNAFAAIKDRDVLLYYPYYSFGHVLEIMRQASFDPAVTHIRMNIYRVAKDSRFIHAAINAANNGKKVTVVVELQARFDEEANIKWAKRLISSGIKVIYSQPKLKIHAKLFLIDRKENDKIVRYAHIGSGNFNERTAKIYTDFSLLTADPVITDEVKKVFNFIENPFKPVSFNYLLVSPQNTRLRFHEFIEREITNAKAGKSAGIYLKLNAITDKEMIDALYRASCAGVKIRMIVRGTCVLVPQIPDLSENIFITSIVDQYLEHARVYIFENEGKKDTYISSADWMPRNLDNRIEVGVKIFDPILKSTIHDIFSIQCNDNVKARIIDKDNTNNYVLRGNKKKIRAQHAIYDYLKQLETLV; encoded by the coding sequence ATGCTATCAGAAAAAGTATATTTTCCCAAAGAACTGAGTTGGTTGTCTTTCAATCAACGTGTTCTACAAGAAGCCGCCGATAAAAGTAATCCGCTTATTGAGCGTATTCGATTTTTAGGAATATACTCAAGCAATCTTGATGAATTTTATAAAGTGCAATTTGCTAATCTAAAAAAGTATGTATTGATTGAACAAGAACAATCTCAAGGTTCATCAAATTCAAAACAACTTTTACGCCAAGTTAATCAAAAAGTCATTCAATTGGAACTTCAGTTTGATCAGCTTTATAACGAATTATTACTTGAAATGGCCAGAAATCAGATTTTTCTGATTAATGAAAGACAATTATCCTCTTATCAAGAAAATTGGATAAAAAATTATTACAAAAAAAACCTAAGACAATATATAACACCTATCCTTCTTGATAGTCATACTGAACTGATACAATTCTTAAAAGACGATCATGCATATTTAGCAGTTGAAATAATTTGTGAAAATAATATAAGTTATGCTTTACTTGAACTACCTACGGATAATGTTTCGCGTTTTGTTTTATTGCCATCTGAAGTGTCTACTAAAAATAAATCAATTATATTTTTGGATAATATTTTACGCTATTGCCTACCAGACATATTTAAAGTTTTTTTTGATGCATTAGAACTAAATGCTTATTCTATTAATATCAATCGGGATGCTGAATATGAATTGAATACAGAATTAGATAGTTTACTGGAACTGATGTCTCAAGGATTAAAACAACGATTAACAGCACAACCTGTCCGATTTACCTATCAAAAAGACATGCCAAAAGCATTATTTGAATTGCTCATTAACAAATTAAGATTGACGGAGCAAGATGCAATGCCAGGAGGAAGATATCCGAATTTTAAAGATTTGGTGAAATTTCCTGATTTAGGCATTAAAAATTTGTTGAATAAACAAGTCCCAAATCTTGTTTATAATAGATTCAAACAATTTAGAAATGCATTTGCAGCAATCAAAGATCGTGATGTATTACTATATTATCCTTATTATTCATTTGGACATGTATTAGAAATCATGCGACAAGCATCTTTCGATCCAGCCGTGACACACATAAGAATGAATATTTACCGAGTTGCAAAAGATTCTCGTTTTATTCATGCTGCAATAAATGCCGCTAACAATGGAAAAAAAGTCACTGTGGTTGTTGAATTACAAGCCCGTTTTGATGAAGAAGCAAATATAAAATGGGCTAAAAGATTGATCAGCAGTGGTATTAAAGTTATTTACTCACAACCAAAATTAAAAATTCACGCCAAGTTATTTTTAATTGATCGTAAGGAAAATGATAAAATTGTTCGCTATGCTCATATTGGTTCGGGTAATTTTAATGAAAGAACCGCTAAAATTTATACCGATTTTTCATTATTAACAGCAGATCCTGTTATAACAGACGAAGTAAAAAAAGTTTTCAATTTTATTGAAAATCCATTTAAACCTGTATCTTTTAATTACTTACTGGTTTCTCCACAAAATACACGTTTACGTTTCCATGAATTCATTGAGCGAGAAATAACCAATGCTAAAGCAGGAAAATCTGCAGGTATTTATCTAAAACTTAATGCAATAACGGATAAAGAAATGATTGATGCACTTTATCGTGCATCGTGTGCAGGAGTCAAAATTAGAATGATTGTTCGAGGAACATGCGTACTAGTCCCGCAAATACCGGATTTAAGTGAAAATATCTTTATAACAAGCATTGTCGATCAATATTTAGAGCATGCTCGTGTTTATATTTTTGAAAATGAAGGAAAAAAAGATACCTATATCTCTTCAGCAGATTGGATGCCCAGAAATCTTGATAATCGTATTGAAGTTGGCGTTAAAATTTTTGATCCCATTTTAAAATCTACAATTCATGATATTTTTAGTATCCAATGTAATGATAATGTAAAAGCCAGAATTATTGATAAAGATAATACTAATAATTATGTATTAAGAGGTAATAAGAAAAAAATTAGGGCGCAACATGCTATTTATGATTATTTAAAGCAATTAGAAACGCTTGTGTAA
- a CDS encoding helix-turn-helix domain-containing protein — protein sequence MQNKYKSLRSKSYSVPCELCSTGSLCIPMLLNNTLHTVLDRKKSYIKDEILIHENTSFKKFFIIHSGALKTYITTSNGNEQINGFYLPGDIVGLDSIATRVYNYTVKALNNVAICELHYDELMSLVDTNKTVRDMIFKLLSNDIYNYQKLVLCYSQKKADERLAYFIYSLYKRYEKRGHTSLNIKLSMSRTDIANYLGLTIETVSRILTKFQELDVLSVKGKYIFIKNLNALIVLGK from the coding sequence ATGCAAAATAAATATAAGTCATTACGATCAAAAAGTTATTCTGTTCCATGTGAATTGTGCAGTACCGGGTCACTCTGTATCCCAATGTTACTCAATAATACTCTGCATACAGTTTTAGATCGTAAAAAGTCTTATATAAAAGATGAGATCTTGATTCACGAAAATACATCCTTCAAAAAATTTTTCATCATTCATTCAGGTGCATTAAAAACCTACATCACTACTTCAAATGGTAATGAACAAATTAATGGTTTCTATCTACCAGGAGATATTGTCGGATTAGATTCTATAGCAACAAGAGTTTATAACTATACGGTTAAAGCATTAAATAATGTTGCAATATGCGAACTGCATTATGATGAATTAATGTCTTTAGTTGATACAAATAAAACTGTAAGAGATATGATTTTTAAATTACTAAGCAATGATATTTACAATTATCAAAAATTAGTTTTATGTTATTCGCAAAAAAAGGCTGATGAACGTCTAGCTTATTTTATTTATTCTCTTTATAAACGTTATGAAAAACGTGGTCACACGTCATTGAATATAAAGTTATCTATGAGCAGAACCGATATTGCCAATTATTTGGGATTAACCATTGAAACAGTTAGCCGAATTTTAACAAAATTTCAGGAGCTTGATGTTTTATCTGTAAAAGGAAAATATATTTTTATCAAAAATTTAAATGCTTTAATTGTTTTGGGAAAGTAA
- a CDS encoding META domain-containing protein encodes MKKTIFILPLIATAFAISGCNKSSNVKDTDLMHHHFVLVKANGQELTSDEYAELEFGENMTITGKMCNLFSGKVALDNNVIRGAGLSMTKMVCPDSELSKLDAVIEELIVNGAKIELTKDQLILKNEDNELTYKVKELM; translated from the coding sequence ATGAAAAAAACGATTTTTATTTTACCGTTAATTGCTACAGCATTTGCTATTTCTGGTTGTAATAAATCAAGTAATGTCAAAGATACCGATCTTATGCATCACCACTTTGTCCTAGTAAAAGCTAATGGTCAAGAACTTACTTCAGATGAGTATGCTGAATTAGAATTTGGTGAAAATATGACAATAACAGGAAAAATGTGCAATCTATTTTCTGGGAAAGTAGCATTAGATAATAATGTTATCAGAGGGGCTGGTTTATCCATGACTAAAATGGTTTGTCCTGATAGCGAACTGAGTAAATTAGACGCAGTCATCGAAGAATTAATTGTTAACGGTGCAAAGATTGAATTAACAAAGGATCAATTAATATTAAAGAATGAAGATAATGAACTTACTTATAAGGTTAAAGAGTTGATGTGA
- the hrpA gene encoding ATP-dependent RNA helicase HrpA, translating to MLSQQQEKYLESMTFLDKYKLLKLSKKDHNETDINSAIQAANLHYQARRSSLPNKINYPDNLPVAEKKQAIYDAIKNHQIVIIAGETGSGKTTQIPKICLELGLGIKGYIGHTQPRRLAARSVANRIAEELKTEIGQLVGYKVRFSDQVSETTLIKLMTDGILLAEIQKDKLLLQYDTIIIDEAHERSLNIDFILGYLKQLLPKRPDLKVIITSATIDVERFSNHFNQAPIIEVSGRTYPVEVRYRPPILNEEDDTNNDFQPIIDAIEELSAESFGDILIFLTGEREIRDVADILNKLDLRHTDILPLYARLSATEQNRIFQLHSKRRIVLATNVAETSLTVPGIKYVIDPGLARISRYSYRTKVQRLPIERISQASANQRKGRCGRTSDGICIRLYDENDFLSRPEFTDPEILRTNLASVILQMTSLGLGNIAAFPFVEAPDSRYIRDGIRLLEELGAIYTKHHHYHLTESGRILAQLPIDPRLAKMLVEARRLGCTKEIMIITAALSIQDPRERPFDKQQASDEKHRRFAHKESDFLSFIHLWDYIKEQQNLLSGNQFRRLCQKEFLNYLRIREWQDVYTQIRQTIKQLAFPINSKAADYISLHTSLLSGLLSHIGMKESEKREYIGARNIKFSIFPNSALFKSQPKWCIVSELVETSRLWGRTAAKIEAEWIEPIAKHLVKYSYSEPRWSKKQGTTIANEKVTLFGLPIVASRIVNYSKIDPVLSRALFIRHALVEGDWLTNHKFYRQNQQLIREVEDLEHKSRRQDILIDDDELYDFYDKRIDNSVISAKYFDNWWKQKQKSQPNYLNIERDMLIKQTAQLVNLNDFPDFWYQDNFKFALSYQFDIGHNRDGVTIKIPLDLLNQIKNRGFDWQVPGFRKDLIIALIKSLPKSLRRNLVPAPNYAEAFLERIKTMDQPLLERLENEFRKMTGVKITSEDWHLDQVPDYLKMTFSIIHDNEEIASGKNLVLLKEQLKNDVQKALTSLTTKKIVPIEQSGITDWNFGTLPSIYEEKQKNYTVKAYPAIIDHQNSVSIELIDNQEEQQKLNQLGLRRLLMLNIPSPIKYLHEKLPNKSKLGLYFNSFGSVLMLIDDCIACAVDELIDKYNQNIQNQQQYQKLLNYTKTNINEMVIDIAKQIEGILTLYYNVNKKLKGRVDLSLAFALSDIKKQLSKLVYKGFVADSGYKRIADIYRYLLAIEKRIEKLMVNVTKDRQSMNIIEEVENQYEKWVNSLPQISRSKDSVINIRWMIEELRVNLFAQQLGTPYPISPKRVKQQIEIIKSEL from the coding sequence ATGTTATCTCAACAGCAAGAAAAATATTTAGAATCAATGACTTTCTTAGATAAATACAAGCTTTTAAAACTATCAAAGAAAGATCACAATGAGACTGATATTAATTCGGCAATACAAGCGGCAAATCTACATTACCAAGCTAGAAGGTCGTCCTTACCGAATAAAATCAATTATCCGGATAATTTACCTGTAGCTGAAAAAAAACAGGCAATTTATGATGCTATAAAAAATCATCAAATTGTTATTATTGCTGGTGAAACAGGTTCAGGTAAAACAACGCAAATTCCCAAAATTTGTTTAGAGCTAGGTTTAGGAATAAAAGGATACATTGGCCATACTCAACCTAGACGATTAGCTGCTCGCTCTGTTGCCAATCGTATTGCAGAAGAATTGAAAACAGAAATAGGTCAGTTAGTTGGGTATAAAGTTAGATTTTCAGACCAGGTAAGCGAAACAACATTAATAAAATTAATGACTGATGGTATATTACTTGCTGAAATCCAAAAAGATAAGCTACTATTACAATATGACACTATTATTATTGATGAAGCTCATGAACGTAGTTTAAATATTGATTTTATCTTAGGTTATCTAAAACAATTACTACCTAAACGCCCCGATTTAAAAGTAATAATCACATCAGCAACTATTGATGTAGAACGATTTTCTAATCACTTTAATCAAGCCCCAATAATTGAAGTTTCTGGGCGAACTTATCCTGTTGAAGTAAGATATCGTCCGCCAATATTAAATGAAGAAGATGATACAAATAATGATTTCCAACCTATTATTGACGCTATTGAAGAACTCTCAGCAGAAAGCTTTGGCGATATTCTGATTTTTCTGACGGGTGAACGGGAGATTCGAGATGTTGCTGATATACTGAATAAATTAGATTTGCGTCATACCGACATTCTACCTTTATATGCAAGATTATCTGCAACAGAACAAAATCGCATCTTTCAGTTACACTCAAAACGACGAATTGTTCTTGCAACCAATGTTGCAGAAACATCATTAACCGTACCGGGAATTAAGTATGTAATCGATCCTGGTTTAGCTAGAATTAGTCGCTACAGCTATCGAACTAAAGTCCAACGATTGCCAATTGAACGAATATCTCAAGCTTCAGCAAACCAACGAAAAGGTCGTTGTGGTCGTACATCGGATGGTATTTGTATCCGTCTATATGATGAAAATGATTTTTTATCACGACCAGAATTTACCGATCCCGAAATATTACGTACCAATTTAGCTTCGGTAATTTTACAAATGACTTCATTAGGCTTAGGCAATATTGCCGCTTTTCCTTTTGTAGAGGCGCCTGATTCCAGATATATTCGTGATGGTATTCGATTATTAGAAGAACTCGGTGCTATTTACACCAAGCATCATCACTATCATTTAACTGAAAGTGGTAGAATTTTAGCTCAATTACCTATTGATCCAAGATTGGCCAAAATGCTTGTAGAGGCACGAAGGTTAGGGTGTACGAAAGAAATCATGATCATTACAGCTGCCTTGTCTATTCAAGATCCTAGAGAAAGGCCATTTGATAAGCAACAAGCTTCTGATGAAAAACACAGACGTTTTGCACATAAAGAATCAGACTTTCTATCTTTTATTCATTTATGGGATTACATTAAAGAACAGCAAAATCTATTATCTGGCAATCAATTTAGACGATTATGTCAAAAAGAGTTTTTAAACTATCTTCGTATTCGCGAATGGCAAGATGTTTATACGCAAATCAGACAAACTATTAAACAATTAGCTTTTCCAATAAACAGCAAAGCTGCTGATTACATTTCATTACATACTTCCTTATTGAGCGGTTTATTATCTCATATTGGAATGAAAGAAAGTGAAAAACGTGAATATATCGGTGCTCGTAATATTAAGTTTTCAATTTTTCCCAATTCTGCACTTTTTAAAAGTCAGCCGAAATGGTGTATTGTGAGCGAATTGGTTGAAACAAGTAGATTATGGGGGAGAACCGCTGCCAAAATTGAAGCTGAATGGATTGAGCCAATAGCCAAACATTTGGTTAAATATAGTTACAGTGAACCAAGATGGTCTAAAAAGCAGGGTACCACAATAGCCAATGAAAAAGTTACTTTGTTTGGTTTACCAATTGTTGCTAGTAGGATTGTCAATTATAGCAAAATTGATCCAGTTTTGAGTCGTGCTTTATTTATTAGGCATGCACTAGTTGAAGGTGATTGGTTAACTAATCACAAGTTTTATAGACAAAATCAGCAATTAATCAGGGAAGTTGAAGATCTCGAACATAAATCTCGTCGACAAGATATTTTAATTGATGACGATGAGCTTTACGATTTTTATGATAAACGTATTGATAACTCGGTGATTTCAGCAAAATATTTTGATAATTGGTGGAAACAAAAACAAAAATCACAACCTAATTATCTTAATATAGAAAGGGATATGCTGATTAAGCAAACAGCACAATTGGTTAATCTAAATGATTTCCCTGATTTCTGGTATCAAGATAATTTTAAATTTGCACTAAGTTATCAATTTGATATTGGTCATAATCGTGACGGTGTCACAATTAAAATTCCTCTTGATCTACTAAATCAAATAAAAAATAGAGGATTTGATTGGCAAGTTCCTGGATTTAGAAAAGATCTAATTATTGCCTTAATTAAATCATTACCTAAATCATTACGTCGTAATCTTGTTCCTGCACCAAATTATGCTGAAGCGTTTTTGGAAAGAATAAAGACGATGGACCAACCGCTTCTTGAACGTTTAGAAAATGAATTTCGTAAAATGACTGGGGTAAAAATCACATCTGAAGATTGGCATTTGGATCAGGTTCCGGATTATTTAAAAATGACATTTAGCATTATTCATGATAATGAAGAAATTGCATCCGGTAAAAATTTAGTTTTATTGAAAGAACAGCTAAAAAATGATGTTCAAAAAGCTTTAACTTCTTTAACAACCAAAAAAATAGTACCTATTGAGCAAAGTGGTATCACTGATTGGAATTTTGGTACATTGCCTTCAATTTATGAAGAAAAACAGAAAAATTATACAGTCAAAGCCTATCCGGCAATTATTGATCATCAAAATTCCGTCAGTATCGAATTGATTGATAATCAAGAAGAACAGCAAAAATTAAATCAATTGGGACTCAGACGGTTGCTAATGTTAAATATTCCATCACCAATCAAATATCTACATGAAAAATTACCCAATAAATCTAAATTAGGACTTTACTTCAACTCATTTGGTAGCGTATTAATGTTGATTGACGATTGTATTGCTTGTGCGGTTGATGAATTGATAGATAAATATAATCAAAATATTCAAAATCAACAACAGTATCAAAAATTGCTTAATTATACTAAGACGAATATCAATGAAATGGTTATAGATATTGCTAAACAAATAGAAGGCATTTTGACTTTATACTATAACGTTAATAAAAAATTGAAAGGTCGTGTTGATCTATCATTAGCTTTTGCATTATCCGACATAAAAAAACAACTTAGTAAATTAGTTTATAAAGGATTTGTCGCAGATTCAGGTTATAAACGAATCGCCGATATTTATCGTTATTTACTGGCAATTGAAAAAAGAATTGAAAAATTAATGGTTAATGTAACGAAAGATAGACAGTCGATGAATATTATTGAGGAAGTTGAAAATCAATATGAAAAATGGGTTAACAGTTTGCCACAAATTTCCAGATCTAAAGATAGTGTCATCAATATACGTTGGATGATTGAAGAGTTAAGAGTAAATTTATTCGCTCAACAATTAGGCACACCGTATCCAATATCTCCTAAACGCGTAAAACAGCAGATCGAAATTATAAAATCTGAATTATGA
- a CDS encoding YdgH/BhsA/McbA-like domain containing protein, which translates to MISFKKTLIVAAIVACPMSSFAAQQLNEEQAKNLQSFKQITVRGAFYTDNDYVIAMSKAADKEGASAFYITTTNISPSNDTLRIVYAKLYKSNAPKATETTESFRKFEGVYEYPKSKAIRLEPFNIVRIRGYFPSEIDVNQAVAKEALVKGAYAFYIDSRSELGSNIQVAAYLFKKDAPERKLQPENAIPYDSEAGQIALAQGGETAMQVEKPGYYSPSAFNEKFYANKFNNKVKVIDQSTTKITQTKVPVTVNPEVEAEPQRVKRYTVTLPDGRKIQELNDATAAKMVAFDTIKFRGYYVTDQEISYQAGKRAIENGAKFYHIARIAHDAKGPNITVFIDLYK; encoded by the coding sequence ATGATAAGTTTCAAGAAAACTCTTATTGTTGCAGCTATCGTTGCATGTCCAATGAGTTCATTTGCAGCTCAACAATTAAATGAAGAACAAGCCAAGAACCTTCAATCTTTTAAACAAATTACTGTACGCGGTGCTTTTTATACCGACAATGATTATGTTATAGCTATGTCAAAAGCAGCTGATAAAGAAGGTGCTTCTGCATTTTATATAACTACCACTAATATCAGTCCTTCAAATGATACACTACGAATTGTTTACGCTAAATTATATAAATCAAATGCGCCTAAGGCTACTGAGACAACTGAAAGCTTTCGTAAATTTGAAGGTGTATATGAATATCCAAAATCGAAGGCTATTCGTTTAGAACCTTTTAATATCGTTCGTATACGTGGGTACTTTCCCAGCGAAATTGATGTAAATCAAGCTGTTGCAAAAGAAGCGTTAGTAAAAGGTGCCTATGCTTTTTATATTGATTCACGTTCTGAATTAGGAAGCAACATTCAAGTTGCTGCTTATTTGTTTAAAAAAGATGCCCCAGAACGTAAACTTCAACCAGAAAATGCCATTCCTTATGATTCTGAAGCTGGTCAAATTGCACTCGCTCAAGGCGGTGAAACTGCGATGCAAGTTGAAAAACCGGGTTATTACTCACCCTCTGCATTTAATGAAAAATTTTATGCAAACAAATTTAATAACAAAGTTAAAGTAATCGATCAATCCACTACAAAAATTACACAAACAAAAGTACCTGTTACTGTAAATCCTGAAGTTGAAGCTGAGCCACAACGTGTGAAACGTTACACCGTAACACTTCCTGATGGAAGAAAAATTCAAGAATTGAATGATGCTACTGCTGCAAAAATGGTTGCTTTTGATACCATTAAATTCCGCGGATATTATGTAACAGATCAGGAAATTTCTTATCAAGCAGGTAAAAGAGCGATTGAAAATGGAGCTAAATTTTATCATATTGCTCGAATAGCTCATGATGCAAAAGGACCTAATATCACTGTATTTATAGATCTTTATAAGTAG
- the pykF gene encoding pyruvate kinase PykF: MKKTKIVCTIGPKSESKEMLAKLLNAGMNVMRLNFSHGDYEEHGNRIKNLREVMQETGLKAAIMLDTKGPEIRTIKLEGGNDVSLVAGQTFTFTTDKNVIGNSERVAVTYDGFAHDLKPGNRVLVDDGLIAMDVKEVKGNEVICTVLNNGDLGENKGINLPGVSIKLPALAEKDKNDLIFGCEQGVDFIAASFIRKRSDVEDIRAHLKTHGGEDIKIISKIENQEGLDNFDEILEASDGIMVARGDLGVEIAVEEVIFAQKMMIKKCNRASKPVITATQMLDSMIKNPRPTRAEAGDVANAIIDGTDAVMLSGESAKGKYPLETVNVMATICKRTDGTIPASLELSDKEEKLRITAAVCCGAVEIAERLNVPLIVVATRSGKSAREVRHYFPKARILALSSSQKTVNQLALSKGVEPILIDAINSTDDFYRLGKEMAVKYCGLNQGDTIVMVSGALVPSGTTNTTSVHRI, encoded by the coding sequence ATGAAAAAGACAAAAATAGTTTGTACCATAGGCCCTAAATCTGAATCAAAAGAGATGCTAGCCAAATTATTAAACGCAGGAATGAATGTTATGCGTTTGAATTTTTCTCATGGTGATTATGAAGAGCATGGTAATCGAATAAAGAATTTACGAGAAGTCATGCAAGAAACTGGCTTAAAAGCTGCAATCATGCTAGATACTAAAGGACCTGAAATCCGTACTATTAAATTAGAAGGTGGGAATGATGTTTCGTTAGTTGCTGGCCAAACGTTCACCTTTACCACTGATAAAAATGTTATTGGTAATTCTGAACGTGTTGCGGTAACCTATGACGGCTTTGCGCATGATCTAAAACCAGGTAATCGCGTGCTAGTTGATGATGGCTTAATTGCTATGGATGTTAAAGAAGTTAAAGGTAATGAGGTTATCTGTACAGTTCTAAATAATGGTGATTTGGGCGAAAATAAAGGCATTAACTTACCTGGCGTTTCTATTAAATTACCCGCTTTAGCTGAAAAAGATAAAAATGATCTAATCTTTGGTTGTGAGCAAGGCGTTGACTTTATTGCAGCTTCATTTATTCGTAAACGTTCAGATGTTGAAGATATTCGTGCTCACTTAAAAACTCATGGCGGTGAGGATATCAAAATAATTTCTAAAATTGAGAACCAAGAAGGTCTTGATAATTTTGACGAAATTCTAGAAGCATCTGATGGTATTATGGTTGCTCGTGGTGATTTAGGTGTCGAGATTGCAGTTGAGGAAGTTATCTTTGCTCAAAAAATGATGATTAAAAAATGTAATCGAGCTTCAAAACCCGTTATTACCGCAACACAAATGCTTGACTCAATGATAAAAAACCCTCGCCCTACTCGTGCTGAAGCAGGTGATGTTGCTAACGCAATCATTGATGGCACTGATGCAGTAATGTTATCAGGCGAAAGTGCTAAAGGTAAATATCCACTTGAAACAGTAAATGTAATGGCGACTATTTGTAAACGTACTGATGGTACTATTCCAGCTTCTTTAGAACTTAGCGATAAAGAAGAAAAATTACGAATTACCGCTGCTGTGTGTTGTGGTGCTGTTGAAATTGCGGAACGACTTAATGTTCCTTTGATTGTTGTTGCAACTCGTAGTGGTAAATCAGCACGTGAAGTACGTCATTATTTCCCTAAAGCACGTATTTTAGCATTATCATCCAGTCAAAAAACAGTTAATCAATTAGCTTTATCTAAAGGTGTAGAGCCTATTTTAATTGATGCAATTAACTCGACTGATGATTTTTACCGTTTAGGTAAGGAAATGGCAGTTAAATATTGTGGTTTAAATCAAGGCGATACAATTGTGATGGTGTCAGGTGCGTTAGTTCCTAGTGGGACAACCAACACTACTTCAGTTCATAGAATTTAA